One Anopheles marshallii chromosome 3, idAnoMarsDA_429_01, whole genome shotgun sequence genomic region harbors:
- the LOC128714139 gene encoding guanine deaminase produces the protein MKQVFIGQIVHSKSLDELEILEDGFVAVNDGKIEAVGKHSQLDALPASRYERTVLSPSQFLLPGLIDCHIHAPQVPNIGLGLDKPLLEWLESYTFPLEANYRDADFASRVYKYVVNTTINHGTTTACYFASIFTETNKILVDEMLRQGQRGFVGKVSSNRMCPDFYVECNTETSVKDNVDFIRYVIERKSELVSPIVTPRFAITCDEELLRELGSLAKQYRLNIQTHVSENLGEIETVKQQFPTAPHYSGVYDEVGLLTDRTVLAHGVHLEDAELSVLSARGTSIAHCPSSNTNLGSGFCDVRRLLKARVKVGLGTDVAGGSEMSILAAMRAALGVSQHLNFMKTQDVKGTGKVEPSSAGKEDEYVPLTYKQALFLGTLGGAQALALDKQVGNFEQGKQFDALLIDTDPQPIGGYKLPESLTKDKTKAQLLLELVQKFVYVGDDRNIVRVYVAGKQIKA, from the exons ATGAAGCAGGTTTTTATTGGTCAGATAGTTCACTCCAAATCGCTGGATGAGCTGGAGATTTTGGAGGACGGATTCGTAGCTGTGAACGATGGCAAG ATAGAAGCCGTAGGCAAACACTCTCAGCTAGATGCTCTGCCAGCATCACGGTACGAACGAACTGTGTTATCTCCGTCGCAATTCCTTCTTCCTGGACTCATTGATTGTCACATCCACGCACCGCAAGTTCCGAACATTGGCCTGGGGTTAGATAAGCCTCTGCTCGAGTGGCTGGAGTCGTACACTTTCCCATTGGAAGCGAACTACCGTGATGCCGATTTTGCTTCCCGAGTGTACAAGTATGTGGTG AACACTACCATCAATCATGGCACGACAACAGCATGctattttgcttccatttttacGGAAACGAACAAGATACTGGTTGATGAAATGTTACGCCAAGGGCAGCGCGGCTTTGTTGGAAAAGTGTCATCCAATAGAATGTGTCCGGATTTCTACGT CGAGTGCAATACGGAAACATCCGTAAAGGACAACGTAGATTTCATACGCTACGTAATCGAGCGCAAAAGCGAACTGGTGAGCCCCATAGTGACGCCTCGATTCGCAATTACCTGCGATGAGGAGCTGCTGCGTGAACTTGGCAGCTTGGCCAAACAGTATCGCCTCAACATCCAGACGCATGTGTCGGAAAATCTGGGCGAAATTGAAACGGTAAAGCAACAATTTCCAACTGCTCCACACTATTCCGGTGTGTACGATGAAGTTGGTCTGCTAACGGACAGGACAGTTCTAGCCCACGGTGTCCATCTGGAGGACGCAGAGCTGAGCGTGCTTTCCGCACGCGGCACATCCATAGCACACTGTCCGAGCTCGAACACGAACCTCGGGTCCGGATTTTGCGATGTACGCCGTTTGTTGAAGGCTCGCGTTAAAGTTGGCCTCGGTACGGACGTAGCCGGTGGCAGCGAAATGAGCATACTGGCCGCAATGCGTGCCGCACTTGGTGTATCGCAGCATCTAAACTTCATGAAAACGCAGGACGTGAAAGGGACGGGAAAAGTTGAGCCCAGTTCGGCCGGAAAGGAAGACGAATACGTTCCACTCACTTACAAGCAGGCCCTCTTTCTGGGCACTCTGGGTGGAGCTCAAG CATTGGCGCTCGACAAGCAGGTGGGAAATTTTGAGCAAGGTAAACAATTCGATGCTCTGCTGATCGATACGGACCCTCAGCCGATCGGAGGCTATAAACTACCGGAAAGCCTAACGAAGGATAAAACCAAAGCGCAATTACTGCTGGAACTTGTCCAAAAGTTCGTCTACGTCGGTGATGATAGAAATATTGTGCGTGTATATGTTgcgggaaaacaaattaaggCCTGA
- the LOC128711697 gene encoding adenosine deaminase 2-like: MYVALVTTCMVLCTTGCQGMALSRAKAYEELRAAIVDAEASYRLGGKVFLNTDELRADVKLRAMKRNELQPSDRGQPVPAEMHFFDAKPSIENSSMFGALKLMPKGAILHLHSTAAVSSRWVIRNLTYRHEAKLCSVEDRYYFTVRTPINCPANRTRLISDMRKERHQDVAAFDEWLEQLINMKLKPSRNGHATIDVLWMEFESCFDALRGFLQYKPFFEAYHAQLLKEFHDDNVYYMELRTSLFKLYDADGKEYGSPEVAYILHRLVEDFRRHNPTFHGVKLILAKHKNMSDAELASALKLYESLSNTFPGFVIGFDLVGQEDVNRSLRSFASLLQQPPITSGPPTYFFHAGETGKRFPELISNVETFRIFAVGYIAEADQNVIDAVLLDTKRIGHGYALLKHPILWHAVRRKQLVLEVCPISNQVLGLVRDLRNHPASFYVAQNIPIAITSDDPGFWDAVGVTFDYYYAFMAIAPQAGLGFLKQLVWDSIRYSALSDEERQNITRTMERQWALFVREIARDDGAGN, translated from the exons ATGTACGTCGCGCTAGTAACTACATGTATGGTGCTGTGCACCACCGGATGTCAGGGCATGGCGCTGTCCAGGGCGAAAGCGTACGAAGAACTTCGTGCGGCCATTGTGGACGCCGAAGCTAGCTATCGGTTGGGTGGCAAGGTGTTTCTCAACACGGACGAATTGCGCGCTGACGTGAAGCTGAGAGCGATGAAAAGGAACGAACTGCAACCGTCAGACCGGGGCCAACCGGTACCGGCGGAAATGCATTTCTTTGACGCAAAACCATCCATCGAAAACAGTAGCATGTTTGGTGCGCTAAAGCTAATGCCCAAGGGTGCTATATTGCATCTTCACAGCACGGCAGCAGTCTCGTCTAGGTGGGTTATTCGCAACCTAACATATCGCCACGAAGCGAAGCTATGCAGTGTGGAAGACCGCTACTATTTCACTGTGAG GACGCCCATCAACTGTCCCGCGAATCGAACTCGTCTGATAAGCGATATGAGAAAGGAACGCCACCAGGACGTAGCTGCGTTTGACGAATGGTTGGAACAGCTGATCAATATGAAGCTGAAACCGTCGCGTAACGGGCACGCCACCATCGACGTGCTGTGGATGGAGTTTGAGAGCTGTTTCGACGCGTTGAGGGGCTTTCTGCAGTACAAACCGTTCTTTGAAGCCTACCACGCGCAGCTGCTGAAGGAATTTCACGACGACAATGTGTACTACATGGAGCTGCGCACATCGCTGTTTAAGCTGTACGATGCGGACGGGAAGGAGTACGGTTCGCCGGAGGTGGCATACATTCTGCACCGGCTGGTGGAGGATTTTCGTCGCCATAACCCAACATTTCACGGTGTCAAGTTAATACTAGCCAAGCACAAGAACATGAGCGATGCGGAGCTCGCGAGTGCGCTGAAGCTGTACGAGAGCTTAAG CAACACGTTTCCCGGGTTTGTGATTGGTTTCGATTTGGTTGGACAGGAAGATGTGAATCGATCGTTGCGAAGCTTTGCCTCATTGCTGCAGCAACCACCCATAACATCGGGGCCACCGACTTATTTTTTCCATGCCGGTGAAACAGGTAAACGCTTTCcggaattaatttcaaatg TCGAAACATTCCGAATCTTTGCAGTTGGATACATCGCCGAAGCCGATCAGAACGTCATCGATGCCGTGCTGCTCGACACCAAACGCATCGGCCATGGTTATGCGCTGCTCAAGCATCCCATCCTGTGGCACGCAGTACGGCGAAAGCAGCTCGTGCTTGAAGTTTGTCCGATCTCCAACCAGGTGCTGGGACTGGTGCGTGATCTGCGCAACCATCCGGCCAGCTTTTACGTTGCGCAAAACATACCCATCGCCATCACGAGCGATGATCCTGGATTTTGGGATGCGGTTGGCGTCACCTTCGACTACTACTATGCCTTTATGGCCATCGCACCGCAAGCGGGGCTCGGGTTCCTGAAGCAGCTCGTGTGGGACTCTATCAG ATACAGTGCGCTTAGTGACGAGGAGCGTCAAAATATCACGAGAACTATGGAAAGGCAATGGGCCCTATTTGTGCGGGAGATCGCAAGAGATGATGGTGCGGGGAACTAA